The following are from one region of the candidate division TA06 bacterium genome:
- the der gene encoding ribosome biogenesis GTPase Der: protein MSLPVVAIVGRPNVGKSTLFNRIVKKREAVVDDLPGVTRDRKYAEADWAGTRFLVADTGGFIPSSVTGMEARVKRQVELAIGESDLVVFLTDGREGANPIEKEIATSLRKSDKPCLLVVNKVDRMQDTRLVDEFYQLGLSDPIPVSAAHGLGVGDFLDILVSKIPRREVGPVVAGIRIAVVGRPNVGKSSFVNHLVQEERLIVDEKPGTTRDSIDTSLYFDGKKLVLVDTAGLRKRTKVKESLEYFCTIRTLRSIQESDVTVLITDASEGPTKQDKRIAVSSRHYGKCLVVVANKIDLLKSAKKRDLSKAYHNGFSFVPYASVIPTSALLGSGLERVLEAAIEAAVESSARVKKKRLAETIERAVERSKPPAYGGKWVRITGCEQKGVSPPRFLLFSNLPAGISKGYLRYLEKNIRHDFGFVGTPIRLSVARKK, encoded by the coding sequence ATGAGTCTTCCAGTAGTGGCTATTGTGGGCAGGCCTAATGTGGGGAAGTCCACGCTCTTCAATCGAATTGTGAAGAAGCGAGAGGCGGTTGTGGACGATCTCCCCGGTGTGACAAGAGACAGAAAGTACGCTGAGGCCGATTGGGCGGGAACAAGATTCCTGGTTGCAGATACAGGAGGTTTCATACCCAGCAGTGTCACGGGCATGGAGGCCAGGGTCAAACGTCAGGTTGAACTGGCGATAGGTGAGTCAGACCTGGTCGTCTTTCTAACAGATGGTCGTGAAGGTGCGAATCCCATAGAGAAGGAGATAGCAACCAGCCTGAGAAAGTCGGACAAACCCTGTCTTCTGGTGGTGAACAAAGTTGACAGGATGCAGGACACGAGACTGGTGGATGAGTTCTATCAGCTTGGTCTATCAGATCCCATCCCTGTCAGTGCTGCCCATGGCCTGGGAGTTGGGGACTTTCTCGATATCCTCGTCTCCAAAATTCCCAGGAGAGAAGTAGGGCCAGTTGTGGCTGGAATAAGGATCGCAGTCGTCGGGAGGCCGAACGTTGGCAAGTCATCCTTTGTCAATCACCTCGTGCAGGAGGAGAGACTAATAGTGGATGAAAAACCAGGGACCACAAGGGACAGCATCGACACCTCTCTCTATTTTGACGGGAAGAAACTGGTCTTGGTTGACACAGCCGGTCTGAGGAAAAGGACCAAAGTCAAGGAGTCCTTGGAATACTTCTGTACCATAAGAACTCTCAGGTCCATACAGGAGAGCGACGTGACGGTTCTGATAACAGATGCGAGTGAAGGCCCCACCAAACAGGACAAGAGGATAGCAGTCAGTTCAAGGCACTACGGCAAATGTCTGGTCGTTGTCGCCAACAAGATTGATCTTCTTAAGAGTGCAAAAAAAAGGGACCTGTCGAAAGCCTATCACAACGGATTTTCTTTTGTCCCATATGCGTCAGTGATTCCCACGTCGGCCTTACTTGGATCCGGACTGGAGAGGGTGCTTGAGGCTGCAATTGAAGCGGCCGTAGAGAGTAGTGCCAGGGTGAAGAAGAAAAGGCTGGCGGAAACTATTGAGCGGGCCGTCGAGAGGTCCAAGCCACCGGCTTATGGTGGGAAGTGGGTGAGAATAACCGGATGCGAACAGAAGGGCGTCTCTCCTCCCAGATTTCTCCTCTTCTCAAATCTGCCAGCAGGCATTTCAAAAGGTTACCTTAGATACCTCGAGAAGAACATCAGACATGACTTTGGGTTTGTGGGAACGCCCATCAGATTGTCGGTAGCGAGGAAAAAGTGA